The proteins below come from a single Sporanaerobacter acetigenes DSM 13106 genomic window:
- a CDS encoding energy-coupling factor transporter ATPase, with protein sequence MSDTMIKLENVTYEYKSNEEEFMALKGINLEIKKGEFLVVLGHNGSGKSTLAKLINALLLPTNGKVYVNGMDTTDEEKIWDIRHTAGMVFQNPDNQIVATIVEEDVAFGPENQGVEPKEIRERIDKALEIVEMTRYKKHAPHLLSGGQKQRIAIAGVLAMNPECIILDEPTAMLDPTGRSEVMETVRKLNKEQKKTIVHITHYMEEAVEADRIIVMEEGQIVMEGTPRQVFSQVDKMKELGLDVPQVTELAHELRKEGIDVPEDILTVEELVRAL encoded by the coding sequence ATGTCAGATACAATGATAAAATTAGAGAACGTGACGTATGAATATAAATCAAATGAAGAAGAATTTATGGCCCTTAAGGGTATCAATTTAGAGATAAAAAAGGGAGAATTTTTAGTAGTACTTGGTCATAATGGTTCTGGCAAATCTACATTAGCTAAACTTATAAATGCACTTTTATTGCCAACAAATGGAAAGGTTTATGTAAATGGTATGGATACTACTGATGAAGAAAAAATCTGGGATATAAGACATACTGCAGGAATGGTATTTCAAAATCCAGATAATCAAATTGTTGCTACTATTGTAGAAGAAGACGTGGCTTTTGGTCCAGAAAATCAGGGAGTTGAACCAAAAGAAATAAGAGAAAGAATAGATAAGGCTCTCGAAATTGTTGAAATGACCAGGTATAAAAAACATGCCCCTCACTTACTTTCCGGAGGACAAAAACAACGTATAGCAATAGCTGGAGTACTTGCTATGAATCCAGAGTGCATAATATTAGATGAACCCACTGCTATGCTTGATCCAACTGGAAGAAGTGAAGTGATGGAAACAGTTAGAAAATTAAATAAGGAACAAAAGAAAACTATAGTGCATATAACTCACTATATGGAAGAAGCTGTTGAAGCAGATAGAATAATAGTTATGGAAGAAGGGCAAATTGTCATGGAAGGAACTCCAAGACAAGTTTTTAGTCAAGTTGATAAGATGAAAGAATTAGGTCTTGATGTACCTCAAGTGACAGAACTTGCTCATGAACTAAGAAAAGAAGGAATAGATGTCCCAGAGGATATCTTGACTGTGGAAGAACTGGTGAGGGCTTTATGA
- a CDS encoding energy-coupling factor transporter ATPase has product MMIKIKNLNFIYNPNSPFETKALNNVNLEINEGDFIGLLGHTGSGKSTLIQHLNGLIKPTSGSIIVDGVDITEKGADLKSIRQKVGLVFQYPEYQLFEETVYKDIAFGPKNLGLDDSEIDSRVRRAMELVGLDFESLKDRSPFELSGGQKRRVAIAGVLAMEPKVLILDEPTAGLDPRGRDEILGEIKSLYNKGNITIILVSHSMEDVARLVNKIVVMHKGEVAMEGTPREIFRRAEELESMGLGIPQVTYFMRKYKESGNDVSSDVLTIDEAKEELLRYLRRNGND; this is encoded by the coding sequence ATGATGATAAAAATTAAAAATTTAAACTTTATATATAATCCAAATAGTCCCTTTGAAACCAAAGCTTTAAACAATGTGAATTTGGAAATAAATGAAGGTGATTTTATTGGACTTTTAGGGCATACTGGTTCTGGAAAATCTACTCTTATACAGCATTTAAATGGACTTATAAAGCCTACAAGTGGAAGTATAATAGTTGATGGCGTGGATATAACTGAAAAAGGTGCTGATTTGAAATCCATACGACAGAAAGTAGGACTGGTATTTCAGTATCCTGAATATCAGCTTTTTGAAGAGACTGTCTATAAAGATATTGCATTTGGACCTAAGAATTTAGGATTAGATGATAGTGAAATAGATTCTAGAGTGAGAAGAGCTATGGAGCTTGTGGGACTAGATTTTGAAAGTTTAAAAGATAGATCACCCTTTGAATTGAGTGGAGGTCAAAAAAGAAGAGTAGCTATTGCAGGAGTACTTGCTATGGAACCTAAAGTTCTTATACTAGATGAACCTACAGCAGGTCTTGATCCTAGAGGAAGAGATGAAATATTAGGTGAAATAAAAAGTTTATACAATAAAGGAAATATAACCATTATATTAGTTTCTCATAGCATGGAAGATGTAGCCAGATTGGTAAATAAAATTGTGGTTATGCATAAAGGAGAAGTAGCTATGGAAGGAACTCCAAGAGAAATTTTCAGAAGAGCAGAAGAATTAGAGTCTATGGGCCTTGGAATTCCACAAGTGACCTATTTTATGAGGAAATACAAAGAAAGTGGGAACGATGTATCAAGTGATGTTCTTACTATTGATGAGGCCAAAGAAGAATTATTAAGATACTTAAGGAGAAATGGCAATGATTAA
- a CDS encoding energy-coupling factor transporter transmembrane component T family protein: protein MIKDITIGQYFPGETVIHKLDPRVKILVSFAFIISLFFINKFYPYILILAYILTVTKLSRVPIKYVLKGLKPLTFIILITFFINLFMTKGVVLFEIGPLVITEEGLYQSVFMALRLIFLIMGTSLLTLTTSPISLTDGIEKILSPLKAIGLPAHELAMMMTIALRFIPTLLEETDKIMKAQMARGADFESGNIMSRAKNLVPLLVPLFINAFRRADELAMAMEARCYRGGEHRTRLNEIKMERKDYIAIIIMTIFFGVLILTRYI, encoded by the coding sequence ATGATTAAGGATATAACTATAGGACAATATTTTCCGGGAGAAACAGTTATTCACAAGTTGGATCCAAGGGTCAAAATACTAGTATCTTTTGCATTCATAATATCTCTATTTTTCATAAATAAGTTTTATCCCTATATATTAATCCTAGCATATATATTAACAGTGACAAAATTGTCCAGGGTGCCAATTAAATATGTTTTAAAAGGTTTAAAACCTTTAACTTTTATAATACTTATTACCTTTTTTATAAATTTATTTATGACAAAGGGTGTAGTATTATTTGAAATTGGTCCATTGGTTATTACAGAAGAAGGATTATATCAATCAGTATTTATGGCCTTGAGACTAATATTTCTTATAATGGGTACATCACTACTTACTTTGACTACATCACCTATTTCGCTGACAGATGGTATAGAAAAAATCCTTTCACCTTTAAAAGCAATAGGATTACCAGCCCATGAATTAGCTATGATGATGACTATAGCTCTTAGATTCATTCCAACTCTATTGGAAGAAACAGATAAAATCATGAAAGCTCAAATGGCAAGAGGTGCTGACTTTGAAAGTGGGAATATAATGAGTAGAGCAAAAAATTTAGTGCCGCTTTTGGTACCATTATTTATAAATGCTTTTAGACGAGCAGATGAACTAGCTATGGCTATGGAAGCAAGATGCTATAGAGGTGGAGAACATAGAACTAGACTCAATGAGATAAAAATGGAAAGGAAAGATTATATAGCTATCATAATCATGACTATATTTTTTGGCGTATTGATACTTACTAGGTACATTTAA
- the truA gene encoding tRNA pseudouridine(38-40) synthase TruA yields MKNIKLTIEYDGTNYFGWQVQPEVSSVQGEIKKAIKILTNEDIDLTGAGRTDRKVHARGQVANFMTNSSIPAEKFSYAINKYLPQDISIVKSEEVDINFHSRYDAIGKEYRYLIYNTHIRSSLLRNYTYHVPYNLDFKKMDIAKDFFLGTHDFSAFMSTGSSIENTVRTIYAVSLCQKNNIICFEVQGNGFLYNMVRIMVGTLIDVGSGKIRPESIPIILESKDRKKAGHTAKPQGLYLEKVYY; encoded by the coding sequence ATGAAAAATATAAAATTGACTATTGAATATGATGGAACTAATTATTTTGGCTGGCAAGTTCAACCAGAAGTGTCCAGTGTTCAAGGAGAAATAAAGAAAGCTATAAAAATATTAACTAATGAAGATATTGATCTAACAGGTGCAGGAAGAACGGATAGAAAAGTTCATGCAAGAGGACAAGTGGCGAATTTTATGACTAATTCTAGTATTCCTGCAGAAAAATTTTCTTATGCTATAAATAAATATTTGCCACAAGACATATCTATTGTTAAATCAGAAGAAGTAGATATAAATTTTCATTCTAGATATGATGCTATAGGAAAAGAATATAGATATTTAATATATAATACTCATATTAGAAGCTCTTTATTGAGAAACTATACATATCATGTTCCATATAATTTAGATTTTAAAAAAATGGATATAGCTAAAGATTTTTTTCTGGGGACTCATGATTTCAGTGCTTTTATGTCTACAGGAAGTAGCATAGAGAATACTGTGAGAACAATTTATGCTGTATCTTTATGTCAAAAGAATAATATAATATGCTTTGAAGTACAAGGGAATGGTTTTTTATATAATATGGTGCGAATCATGGTGGGGACTTTAATTGATGTCGGGAGTGGAAAAATAAGACCAGAAAGTATTCCAATTATATTAGAATCTAAAGATAGAAAAAAAGCAGGACACACCGCTAAACCTCAAGGGTTGTACTTAGAAAAAGTTTATTATTGA
- the rplM gene encoding 50S ribosomal protein L13 → MKSYMAKPNEVERKWYVIDAEGKVLGRLASEVAKILSGKNKPIYTPHVDTGDFVIIINADKVVLTGKKLEQKSYKYHTGHPGGLKEVSYERMMKEKPEKAIELAVKGMLPKNSLGRSMYKKLKVYSGPEHNHEAQKPVVYEF, encoded by the coding sequence ATGAAAAGCTACATGGCAAAACCAAATGAAGTTGAAAGAAAATGGTATGTAATAGATGCAGAAGGAAAAGTTCTAGGTAGACTTGCAAGTGAAGTTGCAAAGATCTTAAGCGGAAAAAACAAACCTATTTATACTCCTCATGTGGATACTGGCGATTTCGTTATAATTATAAATGCAGATAAAGTTGTTTTGACTGGAAAGAAATTAGAACAAAAGAGCTATAAATATCATACTGGACATCCAGGAGGACTTAAAGAAGTATCTTATGAGAGAATGATGAAAGAAAAACCTGAAAAGGCAATTGAATTGGCAGTGAAAGGTATGCTTCCAAAGAATAGTTTAGGCAGAAGTATGTACAAAAAATTGAAAGTATATAGTGGACCTGAACACAATCATGAAGCTCAAAAACCAGTTGTTTATGAGTTCTAG